A genomic window from Chitinophaga pollutisoli includes:
- a CDS encoding alkaline phosphatase: protein MKTARLIGWVICLCIFTVHQAMAQRKPQHVILIGSDGFGAYAFKKAKVPVLRALMQEGAWTLQARTVLPSSSAPNWASMVMGAGPELHGYTKWGSQQPDMPARVLDEYQMFPTIYALLRKAQPKSEIGVIYEWDGIGYLFPKAAVNRDQNCDGDVATSKAACDYIKSAKPTFLFVHLHDVDSVGHKVGHDTPEYYGAIERTDAHVGEILQAIRDAGMEKETAVIFTADHGGINKGHGAISMEEMQIPWIARGPGIKAGHEIQASVMTFDTAATLAKLFGLETPQVWIGRAITEIFR from the coding sequence GATCTGCCTATGTATTTTTACGGTTCATCAGGCCATGGCGCAGCGTAAGCCGCAGCACGTGATCCTGATCGGGTCGGACGGGTTCGGCGCCTATGCTTTCAAAAAGGCGAAGGTGCCGGTACTGCGTGCCCTCATGCAGGAGGGGGCCTGGACTTTACAGGCCAGAACGGTGCTGCCTTCCTCAAGCGCGCCCAACTGGGCGTCGATGGTGATGGGTGCGGGGCCGGAGCTGCATGGTTACACCAAATGGGGCAGCCAGCAACCGGATATGCCGGCGCGGGTGCTCGATGAATACCAGATGTTCCCGACGATATACGCGCTGCTCCGCAAGGCGCAGCCGAAAAGCGAGATCGGCGTCATCTACGAATGGGACGGCATCGGTTACCTCTTCCCTAAAGCCGCGGTTAACAGGGATCAAAACTGCGACGGCGATGTTGCCACATCGAAGGCGGCTTGCGATTACATCAAATCGGCTAAACCTACTTTTCTGTTCGTTCACCTGCACGATGTAGACAGCGTCGGGCACAAAGTGGGGCACGATACGCCGGAATATTACGGCGCCATCGAGCGGACGGATGCGCACGTGGGCGAGATCCTGCAAGCTATCCGCGATGCGGGCATGGAAAAGGAAACTGCGGTGATCTTCACGGCCGATCATGGCGGCATTAACAAAGGGCACGGGGCCATTTCCATGGAAGAAATGCAGATTCCCTGGATCGCGCGCGGTCCAGGTATCAAAGCAGGGCACGAAATACAGGCCAGCGTGATGACGTTCGATACCGCCGCCACCCTGGCTAAACTCTTCGGGCTGGAAACGCCGCAGGTTTGGATCGGCAGGGCCATTACAGAGATCTTCCGTTAA
- a CDS encoding PIF1 family ATP-dependent DNA helicase, with amino-acid sequence MVQLIKQYHDNPDAQEAIRLIAYTRQSVFLTGKAGTGKSTLLRNLIAHIPKKYIVLASTGVAALNVGGQTIHSFFLIEPRPYLPQDKNVEDLNEEKTELLKQVDLIIIDEISMVRCDLMQAVDLTLRKNLRSALPFGGKQLLLIGDLLQLPPVIDSKRAGEVEVIRNNYSTPYFFSAKSFEEGFRMQMIELKHVYRQPDPAFVQVLNAVRDNSVQPHHLAVLNTRHDPDYEPNGETLELILCTTNAIADAVNEQRLKALDGEASSYHALLTGDFQQEARNGGGKLPADLQLQLKVGAQVMFIKNDNQRRWVNGSLGKITQLDEEHVEVQMDEGEVTHRVDKSEWEHIEYKWNRQKEEIEKIVTGTFRQLPVKLAWAVTIHKSQGQTFQKVIIDLGSGAFATGQTYVALSRCTSLEGIRLKKKVMLRDVQSDSRIGYFLHQIMAGSQHPDTQRAIAEGIQTRIAEIRATEGKNETERAALQEELALLETL; translated from the coding sequence ATGGTCCAGCTGATCAAACAATACCACGACAACCCAGACGCGCAGGAAGCTATCCGGCTGATCGCCTACACCCGCCAGTCGGTGTTCCTCACCGGGAAGGCCGGCACGGGTAAATCCACGCTGCTGCGCAATCTCATCGCCCACATCCCGAAGAAATACATCGTGCTGGCGTCTACCGGCGTGGCGGCGCTCAATGTGGGCGGACAAACCATCCATTCCTTTTTTCTTATCGAGCCGCGGCCTTATTTGCCGCAAGACAAAAACGTGGAGGATCTCAACGAGGAAAAAACGGAGTTGCTCAAGCAGGTGGACCTGATCATCATCGATGAAATTTCCATGGTACGTTGCGACCTCATGCAGGCCGTGGACCTCACCCTTCGCAAAAACCTCCGGTCCGCGCTGCCTTTCGGCGGTAAACAGCTTCTCTTGATCGGCGACCTGTTGCAACTTCCGCCGGTGATCGACAGCAAGCGCGCAGGCGAAGTGGAGGTCATCCGCAACAACTACAGTACTCCATATTTTTTCAGCGCCAAATCCTTCGAGGAAGGGTTTCGCATGCAGATGATCGAACTGAAGCATGTATACCGCCAGCCCGATCCCGCGTTCGTGCAGGTGCTCAACGCGGTGCGCGACAATTCCGTGCAGCCCCATCACCTGGCTGTCCTCAACACCCGCCACGATCCGGATTACGAGCCCAACGGCGAAACCCTGGAGCTTATCCTCTGTACCACCAACGCCATCGCCGACGCCGTGAACGAGCAAAGGCTCAAAGCGCTGGATGGCGAGGCCAGCTCGTACCATGCGCTGCTCACGGGCGACTTCCAGCAGGAAGCGCGCAACGGCGGCGGGAAATTACCGGCCGATCTGCAATTACAACTCAAAGTTGGCGCGCAGGTCATGTTCATCAAAAACGACAACCAACGCCGATGGGTCAACGGATCTTTGGGAAAAATCACGCAACTCGACGAAGAACATGTGGAAGTACAAATGGATGAAGGCGAAGTAACGCACCGCGTGGATAAATCGGAATGGGAGCATATCGAATACAAATGGAACCGCCAGAAGGAAGAGATCGAGAAAATCGTGACGGGCACATTCCGGCAGCTGCCCGTGAAACTGGCCTGGGCCGTAACCATCCATAAAAGCCAGGGGCAAACATTCCAGAAGGTGATCATCGACCTGGGATCGGGCGCTTTCGCGACAGGGCAAACCTATGTGGCGCTCAGCCGCTGCACCAGCCTGGAAGGTATCCGGCTGAAGAAGAAAGTGATGCTGCGCGATGTGCAAAGCGATTCCCGCATCGGGTATTTCCTGCATCAGATCATGGCCGGCAGCCAACATCCGGATACGCAACGCGCCATCGCGGAAGGGATACAAACGCGGATCGCGGAAATCAGGGCAACGGAGGGCAAGAACGAAACGGAGCGCGCCGCGCTGCAGGAAGAACTGGCGCTGCTGGAGACTTTGTAA
- a CDS encoding cation:proton antiporter, whose translation MTLLSIGHLSLPIEDPLLKFLLELIIILSAPLLLNKIKVPHLLGLIIAGALVGPNGFHLLARDSSVVVTGTTGLLYIMFLAGLEIDMGDFKKNKWKSLAFSAYTFAIPFGLGLIGGYYILGFNLLTAVLFSSLFSSHTLIVYPYISKMGIAKNPAVNITLGGTMVTDVLSLLVLAVVVGMTQGDVGAGFWAQLSISMVLFVLVVLLVFPLIARWFFKRVEDKISQYIFVLVMIYLAALLSELAGVEAIIGAFFAGLALNQLIPRTSTLMNRVEFVGNAIFIPFFLISVGMLIDFKVFFRGWETLGVAAVMLVASIGGKYLAAVATRKSLRLTKDEGMLIFGMSSASAAATLASVMVGYNIILSETATGEPVRLLNEHVLNGSILLILISCIISSFVSLSSARRIAEAENEETVSGNNKEHEHILLAMNHGETVERMVNLGLLVKGKSAANQLFALSVIDNDKNESAVKNSEKILHEAVETAAAADVELTPLTRYDSDVVSGIGNVIKERKITDVMFVLQDEKGFSPSFVYNLHNGYLRNDHVNVLIYHPAQPVATIRKYTVLIPQRAEMEPGFFHALLRVWNIGRNSGVKMVFYAGAATRKVLERILLKASLEAEIREWQHWGEADRIAAEVKADEALVALMARQGTPSFAHEMRRFPDFLNLRLKERTYLLIFPFADEDGQVEKRSVSNHRDFIEIGNVIGRVFK comes from the coding sequence ATGACTTTGCTGAGTATCGGGCACCTTTCGCTGCCGATCGAAGATCCGTTATTGAAATTCCTGCTGGAGCTTATCATTATCCTGAGCGCTCCGTTGCTGCTGAATAAGATAAAAGTCCCGCACCTGCTGGGGCTCATCATCGCCGGCGCCCTCGTGGGGCCGAACGGCTTCCACCTCCTGGCGCGCGACAGCAGCGTGGTGGTGACGGGCACCACCGGTCTGCTGTACATCATGTTCCTGGCGGGCCTCGAAATCGATATGGGCGATTTTAAAAAGAACAAATGGAAAAGCCTCGCGTTTTCAGCGTATACGTTCGCCATTCCGTTCGGGCTGGGCCTGATCGGCGGGTATTATATCCTCGGCTTCAACTTGCTCACTGCCGTGTTGTTTTCCAGTCTATTTTCCTCGCATACCCTGATCGTGTATCCTTACATCAGCAAGATGGGCATCGCCAAGAACCCGGCGGTGAATATTACGCTGGGCGGCACGATGGTGACGGATGTGTTGTCACTGCTCGTGCTGGCGGTGGTGGTGGGGATGACGCAGGGCGACGTGGGAGCGGGGTTCTGGGCGCAGCTGTCAATATCGATGGTGTTGTTCGTGTTGGTGGTGCTGCTTGTTTTCCCGCTGATCGCGCGGTGGTTTTTCAAGCGGGTGGAGGATAAGATTTCGCAGTATATTTTCGTGCTGGTGATGATTTACCTCGCGGCTTTGTTGTCGGAGTTGGCCGGTGTGGAAGCCATTATCGGCGCATTCTTCGCGGGGCTGGCGCTCAATCAGCTCATTCCGCGCACGTCTACACTGATGAACCGGGTTGAGTTCGTGGGAAATGCCATCTTCATACCGTTTTTCCTCATCAGCGTGGGCATGCTCATTGATTTCAAAGTGTTTTTCAGGGGATGGGAGACTTTAGGTGTGGCGGCCGTGATGCTGGTCGCGTCTATCGGCGGGAAGTACCTCGCGGCCGTCGCCACCCGGAAATCGCTGCGGCTCACCAAAGACGAAGGCATGCTCATTTTCGGTATGAGCTCCGCTTCCGCCGCGGCCACGCTGGCCTCGGTAATGGTGGGTTACAACATCATCCTGTCAGAAACCGCAACGGGCGAACCGGTGCGGCTACTCAACGAGCACGTTCTCAACGGGAGCATCCTGCTTATTCTGATTTCCTGTATCATTTCTTCTTTTGTGTCGCTGTCCAGCGCGCGGCGCATTGCAGAGGCGGAGAATGAGGAAACCGTTTCAGGTAATAACAAGGAGCATGAGCACATCCTCCTGGCTATGAACCATGGCGAAACGGTGGAGAGAATGGTGAACCTGGGATTGCTGGTGAAAGGCAAGTCCGCCGCCAATCAGTTATTCGCCCTCAGTGTGATCGATAACGACAAGAATGAATCAGCAGTGAAAAATTCGGAGAAGATCCTGCATGAAGCCGTGGAAACCGCCGCGGCGGCGGATGTAGAACTGACGCCGCTCACGCGGTACGATAGCGACGTGGTGTCTGGCATCGGCAATGTGATCAAGGAGCGAAAAATAACCGATGTGATGTTTGTATTGCAGGATGAAAAAGGCTTTTCGCCTTCATTCGTCTACAACCTGCACAACGGTTACCTGCGCAACGATCATGTGAACGTGCTGATTTACCATCCCGCGCAACCAGTTGCTACCATCAGGAAATATACGGTGCTTATTCCGCAGCGCGCGGAAATGGAGCCCGGCTTTTTCCATGCGCTCCTGCGCGTCTGGAACATCGGCCGGAATTCGGGCGTGAAGATGGTTTTTTACGCCGGCGCGGCTACACGCAAAGTGCTGGAGCGCATCCTGCTGAAAGCAAGCCTGGAAGCGGAAATCCGCGAATGGCAGCATTGGGGCGAGGCAGACAGGATTGCGGCGGAAGTGAAGGCGGACGAAGCGCTGGTGGCGCTCATGGCCAGGCAAGGAACACCGTCTTTCGCCCACGAAATGCGGCGCTTCCCCGACTTTTTGAACCTGCGGCTGAAAGAGCGCACTTATCTCCTCATCTTCCCGTTTGCGGATGAAGACGGCCAGGTAGAGAAACGGTCGGTCAGCAACCACCGCGACTTTATCGAGATCGGGAATGTGATCGGACGGGTTTTTAAGTAG
- a CDS encoding DUF4268 domain-containing protein has product MYSKEETSRIREAFWTAFGQYITPHLSAEGGRVNWTNYKTGVKHIYFRMQAGNRDASIAIEIAHPDDGIQELFFEQFAQFRAALEAHLGEVWTWQLHAKDDYGRTVSRIFTGLPGVSIFRNEDWPALISFFKPRIIALDAFWSEMKYPFEELS; this is encoded by the coding sequence TTGTATTCAAAAGAAGAAACTTCCCGGATCAGAGAGGCTTTCTGGACCGCTTTCGGCCAGTATATCACACCGCACCTATCTGCCGAAGGCGGCCGGGTAAACTGGACCAATTACAAAACCGGCGTAAAGCACATTTATTTCCGGATGCAGGCCGGCAACCGCGATGCCTCGATCGCTATCGAGATCGCGCATCCCGACGACGGCATCCAGGAGCTGTTCTTCGAGCAGTTCGCGCAATTCAGGGCGGCCCTGGAAGCACATCTCGGCGAAGTTTGGACCTGGCAGCTGCACGCGAAAGACGATTATGGGAGAACCGTCAGCAGGATTTTCACGGGATTGCCCGGCGTGAGCATTTTCCGGAACGAAGACTGGCCGGCGCTGATTTCTTTTTTCAAACCCAGGATCATCGCGCTGGATGCGTTCTGGTCTGAAATGAAATATCCCTTCGAAGAACTGAGCTGA
- a CDS encoding bestrophin family ion channel has product MYWTRRDLYLLVILATVPVVLYEICGWRWAVLPWTVVSLLGTATAFIVGFKNTHTYNRTRDAQAIWTNIATTSNLWGIMCRDYFRDPAVARNLISRHFAWLTALRYQLRGKRIWEVADKDYNAEYQRYYTIPERTCDLDGELAKYISVDERAKLLTVRSKATQLLAMQSAAVKAAFGADAVQLAQFIELQRTLNTFFAQQAQSESIKDTPYPRQYSIISTIFVRVFSVLLPFGLLQGFDELNRSTPGLMHGHMIWLLVPFCVIISWMYTSLVQVGESTENPFEGSANDVPITQICRTIEIDLREMLGERDLPPVILPENDIIL; this is encoded by the coding sequence TTGTACTGGACCCGCCGCGATTTGTACTTGTTGGTGATCCTGGCCACGGTGCCGGTGGTGTTGTACGAGATTTGCGGCTGGAGGTGGGCGGTGCTGCCATGGACCGTGGTTTCGCTCCTGGGTACGGCCACGGCGTTTATCGTCGGTTTCAAGAACACGCATACCTACAACCGCACGCGCGACGCCCAGGCCATCTGGACCAATATCGCCACCACCAGCAATCTCTGGGGCATCATGTGCCGGGATTACTTCCGGGATCCCGCCGTGGCGAGAAACCTGATTTCCCGGCACTTCGCCTGGCTCACGGCATTGCGCTATCAACTGCGGGGCAAGCGGATCTGGGAGGTGGCCGATAAGGATTATAACGCGGAATACCAGCGTTATTACACGATCCCCGAGCGCACTTGCGACCTCGACGGCGAACTGGCGAAATATATTTCGGTGGATGAGCGGGCGAAGTTGCTAACGGTCCGCAGTAAAGCCACGCAGCTCCTGGCGATGCAGAGCGCCGCCGTGAAGGCGGCATTTGGAGCGGATGCTGTGCAGCTGGCGCAGTTTATCGAGCTACAGCGTACGCTCAACACGTTTTTCGCGCAGCAGGCGCAGAGCGAATCCATCAAGGACACGCCTTATCCGCGGCAGTATTCGATCATCAGTACTATATTCGTCCGGGTGTTTAGCGTGTTGCTGCCGTTCGGGTTGCTCCAGGGATTCGATGAGCTGAACCGCTCCACGCCGGGCCTTATGCACGGGCATATGATCTGGCTGCTGGTGCCTTTCTGCGTTATCATTTCCTGGATGTATACCTCGCTGGTGCAGGTAGGCGAGAGCACGGAAAACCCTTTTGAAGGCAGCGCCAACGATGTGCCCATCACGCAGATTTGCCGCACGATAGAAATCGACCTGCGGGAAATGCTGGGAGAAAGGGACCTGCCGCCGGTGATTTTGCCGGAAAACGATATTATCCTGTAA
- a CDS encoding carboxymuconolactone decarboxylase family protein has translation MEQSINFMEKGQNALKSLFSAGAYLKKSLIERKLLELVDFRVSQINGCAYCLDMHSKDARAHGETEQRLYALSAWRETSFFTDRERAALAWAEAVTAANVPETTFKRVREHFSEEELIDLTLAVTNINTWNRFNIAFPNPDAVGTYQAGQFG, from the coding sequence ATGGAACAAAGCATTAATTTCATGGAGAAGGGCCAGAACGCCCTCAAGTCTCTTTTCAGCGCCGGCGCGTATTTGAAGAAATCGTTGATTGAAAGGAAATTGCTGGAGCTGGTGGATTTCAGGGTGTCGCAGATCAATGGTTGCGCTTACTGCCTGGATATGCATTCGAAAGACGCGCGCGCCCATGGCGAAACGGAGCAACGGTTGTATGCACTGAGCGCCTGGCGTGAAACCAGCTTCTTCACCGACCGAGAAAGGGCTGCGCTGGCATGGGCCGAAGCTGTGACCGCCGCCAATGTGCCGGAAACCACTTTCAAGCGGGTGCGGGAGCATTTCAGTGAAGAAGAACTGATTGATCTCACGCTGGCGGTTACCAACATCAACACCTGGAACCGCTTCAATATCGCGTTCCCGAACCCCGACGCAGTGGGTACTTACCAGGCCGGACAGTTTGGCTGA
- a CDS encoding YciI family protein has translation MNEFLLVFRRDYKTRETQPSPEQLQAHLSRWRAWFEDLKARDLLARPLQPWEPAGKVLKHDKSVTDGPFAEIKESIGGFIVIKAENYDQAVKIAEGSPILELGGSVEIRQAAG, from the coding sequence ATGAATGAATTCTTACTGGTATTCCGCAGGGATTACAAAACCAGGGAAACCCAGCCGTCGCCGGAGCAATTGCAGGCGCATCTGAGCAGGTGGCGCGCATGGTTCGAGGATCTCAAGGCGCGCGACCTGCTGGCCAGGCCGCTGCAGCCCTGGGAGCCCGCGGGCAAAGTGCTCAAACATGATAAAAGCGTGACCGACGGACCGTTCGCGGAAATTAAGGAGTCGATCGGCGGGTTTATCGTTATCAAGGCCGAAAATTACGACCAGGCGGTAAAGATTGCGGAAGGATCGCCCATCCTGGAATTGGGCGGCTCCGTGGAAATCCGGCAGGCAGCCGGGTAA
- a CDS encoding DUF6596 domain-containing protein codes for MEESALIPHLFRTEYRKMISVLCARFGIEHIEQAEDIVSETFLAATESWSTRGVPENPQGWLYTTAKHKTLNWLKRNNFFREKLLPDLRYSTPEGEEPDIDLSDRNISDSQLAMMFTVCHPSIPPESQVALALNLLCGFGAQEIADAYLTTPAVIYKRLGRAKEKLKEAGIPVEQPSAREISERINAVLKTIYLLFSEGYFSSSNNAVVRKELCVEAMRLNYLLVEQPLANLPAANALLALMCFHASRFDARVGESGEIMLYHEQDASRWNRELIEKGEYYLNQAATGPMLTTYHIEAAIAWWHTHQEDTPEKWDNILDLYNRLLILQYSPMAALNRTYALARARGKQPAIREAEKLALTDNFLYYSLLGNLYTGVDDEKAIRHYQTARQLANTPSGVAAMEKYIAELTHRPVH; via the coding sequence ATGGAGGAAAGCGCCTTAATACCGCACCTGTTCAGGACAGAGTACCGGAAGATGATTTCGGTACTGTGTGCCCGTTTCGGGATAGAACACATCGAACAGGCGGAAGACATCGTGAGTGAAACTTTCCTCGCCGCTACCGAGTCGTGGAGCACCCGCGGCGTTCCGGAGAACCCACAGGGCTGGCTGTATACCACCGCGAAGCATAAAACGCTGAACTGGCTGAAAAGGAATAATTTCTTCAGGGAAAAACTGCTGCCCGACCTGCGGTACAGCACCCCGGAAGGAGAGGAGCCAGACATCGACCTGTCGGACCGCAATATTTCCGACAGCCAGCTGGCGATGATGTTTACCGTCTGCCACCCCTCCATTCCACCCGAATCGCAGGTGGCCCTGGCGTTGAACCTGCTGTGCGGATTTGGCGCGCAGGAGATCGCGGACGCTTATCTCACCACGCCGGCTGTCATCTATAAAAGACTGGGCAGGGCGAAAGAAAAGTTGAAGGAAGCCGGCATCCCGGTAGAGCAGCCTTCCGCCAGGGAGATCAGCGAGCGGATCAATGCCGTGTTGAAAACGATCTACCTGTTGTTTTCCGAAGGTTATTTTTCATCGTCGAATAATGCGGTGGTGCGGAAGGAACTTTGCGTGGAAGCGATGCGGCTGAATTATTTGCTGGTGGAACAACCGCTGGCGAACCTCCCTGCCGCCAATGCCCTGCTGGCGCTGATGTGCTTCCATGCATCGCGGTTCGATGCGCGGGTGGGCGAAAGCGGGGAGATCATGCTCTACCACGAGCAGGACGCCTCGCGTTGGAACCGGGAGCTGATTGAAAAAGGAGAATATTATCTCAACCAGGCCGCCACCGGTCCCATGCTCACCACCTACCATATCGAAGCCGCCATCGCGTGGTGGCACACGCATCAGGAAGACACGCCCGAGAAATGGGATAACATCCTTGATCTTTACAACCGCCTGCTCATCCTCCAATATTCCCCCATGGCAGCCCTCAACCGGACGTACGCCCTGGCCCGCGCCAGGGGCAAGCAGCCCGCGATCCGGGAGGCGGAGAAACTGGCGTTGACGGACAACTTCCTGTATTACTCCCTGCTCGGTAATCTGTATACGGGCGTGGACGATGAAAAAGCGATCCGCCATTACCAGACGGCGCGGCAGCTCGCCAATACGCCATCCGGTGTTGCCGCGATGGAGAAATATATCGCGGAGCTGACACACCGCCCGGTACACTAA
- a CDS encoding NAD(P)/FAD-dependent oxidoreductase: MTNATLRKKHIVVIGGGFAGLNFVKQLYRNGFYDITVVDRNNYNYFTPLLYQVATSFLEPSSISYPFRRLFRNKNVAFRMATLLDVDTASRTLHLGDGSDLTYDILVFAAGSRTNFFGNENIRHQSFSLKGIDDALYLRNELLKNLERASLENDPDERRRMLTVVIAGGGPTGVEVAGMLAETKKYILGNDYPSLAQAPVNIHVVDGAPNLLAPMSAKTHAAAFNALQKLGVQVKLNTQVKDYHNGRVQLSDGTSIEAGTLIWAAGVIANSFSGIAAESMGRGKRMITDAFNKVKGYGDIYAIGDISIQFTDAKYPEGHPQVAQPAIQQGKTLARNLLRMAKGKPPKPFRYFDRGDMAIIGRQFAVADLFKHKLHLGGMIGLMGWLFIHVMSLVNYNNKIKTLYNWAVAYATRDQALRLIFRPGNRENRNQAAS; the protein is encoded by the coding sequence ATGACTAACGCAACATTGAGAAAGAAGCATATCGTCGTGATCGGCGGCGGCTTCGCGGGGCTCAACTTCGTGAAGCAGCTCTATCGCAACGGGTTCTACGACATCACGGTGGTCGACAGGAACAATTACAATTACTTCACGCCGCTGCTTTACCAGGTGGCTACCAGCTTCCTCGAGCCCTCCAGCATCAGTTACCCATTTCGCCGCCTGTTCCGCAATAAAAACGTAGCGTTCCGCATGGCTACCCTGCTGGACGTGGACACCGCTTCCAGGACACTTCACCTGGGTGACGGCAGCGACCTCACGTATGATATCCTCGTTTTCGCCGCCGGATCGCGCACGAATTTCTTCGGCAACGAGAATATCCGCCATCAATCGTTTTCACTCAAAGGGATCGACGATGCGCTGTACCTCCGCAACGAGCTGCTCAAAAACCTGGAAAGGGCGTCCCTGGAAAATGACCCCGATGAGCGGCGGCGCATGCTCACCGTGGTGATCGCGGGTGGCGGGCCTACAGGTGTAGAAGTGGCGGGCATGCTCGCCGAAACGAAGAAATATATCCTGGGAAATGATTATCCCAGCCTGGCGCAGGCGCCGGTCAATATCCATGTGGTCGACGGCGCGCCGAACCTGCTGGCCCCCATGAGCGCCAAAACCCATGCCGCCGCATTCAACGCTTTGCAGAAACTCGGTGTGCAGGTGAAACTGAATACGCAGGTGAAAGATTACCATAACGGCCGCGTTCAGCTGTCGGACGGTACGAGCATCGAAGCGGGTACTTTAATCTGGGCCGCCGGCGTGATCGCCAATTCCTTTAGCGGCATCGCCGCGGAAAGTATGGGAAGGGGCAAACGCATGATCACGGATGCTTTCAATAAAGTGAAAGGATACGGCGACATTTACGCCATCGGCGATATCAGCATCCAGTTTACCGACGCGAAGTACCCCGAAGGCCACCCGCAGGTTGCCCAACCCGCCATCCAGCAGGGGAAAACGCTGGCGAGGAATTTATTGCGCATGGCGAAAGGGAAACCGCCGAAACCATTCAGATATTTCGACCGTGGCGATATGGCCATCATCGGCCGGCAATTTGCCGTGGCGGACCTCTTCAAGCACAAGCTGCATCTGGGTGGGATGATCGGCTTGATGGGATGGCTTTTCATCCATGTGATGTCGCTCGTCAATTATAACAACAAAATAAAAACGCTGTATAACTGGGCCGTGGCGTATGCCACCCGCGACCAGGCGCTTCGCCTGATCTTCAGGCCGGGTAACCGGGAAAACCGGAACCAGGCGGCCTCTTAA
- a CDS encoding succinate dehydrogenase cytochrome b subunit, producing MMSLKLLFRSSLGRKLIMSMTGLFLCLFLIVHLGGNLTLFAGDEGYTFNIYAHFMTHFPPVTFAGYVLYVSILIHAWYAIVQTVRNRKARPVKYAVPSKAKVSWASLNMGLLGSIIFLFLVIHMTNFWGRYKFTEGTYREYRTDLLTGNMTNTQYIPKSPDFEYAVTMEGNTEIVRVKDLYGIVTESFSMLWYVILYLFAMVAVSYHLYHGFQSAFQTAGWAHRKYTSIIRFTGVWIFAVIIPVAFASMPVVFYIRSLF from the coding sequence ATGATGAGTCTCAAATTATTGTTCCGCTCCTCGCTGGGAAGAAAGCTGATTATGTCCATGACCGGACTGTTCCTCTGCCTCTTCCTCATCGTGCACCTGGGCGGCAATCTCACACTGTTTGCCGGCGATGAAGGATATACCTTCAATATCTACGCCCATTTCATGACGCACTTCCCACCCGTAACTTTCGCGGGGTATGTGCTGTACGTTTCCATCCTGATCCATGCGTGGTATGCCATCGTGCAAACCGTGCGGAACCGGAAAGCACGGCCGGTGAAGTATGCCGTTCCTTCCAAAGCCAAAGTGAGCTGGGCTTCGCTGAACATGGGATTACTGGGGAGCATCATTTTTTTGTTCCTCGTTATCCATATGACCAACTTCTGGGGCCGTTACAAATTCACGGAAGGTACGTACCGCGAATACCGAACCGATCTGCTGACCGGAAACATGACCAACACGCAGTACATTCCGAAATCCCCTGATTTCGAATATGCGGTGACCATGGAGGGGAATACGGAGATCGTCCGTGTGAAGGACTTGTACGGCATCGTCACGGAAAGCTTTAGCATGTTGTGGTACGTGATTTTGTACCTCTTTGCGATGGTGGCCGTGTCTTATCATTTGTATCATGGCTTCCAGAGCGCGTTTCAGACTGCGGGCTGGGCGCACCGGAAATACACATCCATCATCCGTTTTACAGGCGTCTGGATTTTCGCGGTGATTATTCCGGTGGCATTCGCGTCGATGCCGGTGGTGTTTTATATCAGAAGTTTGTTTTGA
- a CDS encoding YciI family protein — translation MQEFLLVIHRDLTSANPQPSPEQMKEALKPYQDWVAGIAAQDKLVAPPKRWDVDGRVIRHDKKKEQIASGPYAEGKESIGGLFLIRAKDYDEAVELAKGCPIIQYGAIVEVRMAIPPVA, via the coding sequence ATGCAAGAGTTCCTTTTAGTGATCCACAGAGATCTTACCAGCGCCAATCCCCAGCCCAGCCCCGAACAAATGAAAGAAGCCCTGAAGCCTTACCAGGACTGGGTAGCAGGCATCGCCGCCCAGGATAAACTGGTGGCGCCGCCCAAACGTTGGGATGTGGACGGCAGAGTGATCCGCCACGATAAAAAGAAAGAACAGATCGCCAGCGGCCCCTACGCAGAAGGCAAAGAATCCATCGGCGGTCTGTTCCTCATCCGCGCGAAGGATTACGATGAAGCGGTGGAGCTGGCCAAAGGCTGCCCCATTATCCAATATGGCGCCATCGTGGAAGTACGCATGGCCATCCCCCCGGTTGCCTGA